The following DNA comes from Paenibacillus crassostreae.
GGTAACGTCACATGCCAGAATTTTTGCATATTACTTGCTCCAATACTCATTAGAACATCGTAGGTATTATTAGGAATAGCCCTCACTCCATCACGAACGGAAATAATGACTTGAAAGAGCAATATTAACATGATCATCAATATTTTAGAACCTTCACCCAGTCCAAAAAATAACATAACTACAGGAAGTAAGGCAATTTTCGGAACGGGATACGTTAAATAGACAACAGGGTCTAAAAGCTTATTCCAGAAATTCGATCGGCCCATGAGCAATCCAATCAATAATCCAAATATGAGTCCCAATATAACACCTATAAAAATCCGGGCTAAGCTGTATACAACATGAAGTCCGATTTCTCTTCCTCCTAGTTGAGCTAATGCAGAATAAACTGCAACTGGATTCGGAAGGATAACGTGATTCATAAGCCAAGATGCAATATACCAAACTACATTCATACAGAAAAATACGATTAATAATCTTGTCCCATAATTTATTTTACGTTTGTTCACCATTTATTTTGCATTACCTTTCTTACATTTCTGGTCTGCTGTATAAATTCATCACTGTTACGCTTATCCTCATGCTTCATATGAAATACAGGATTATCGATCAATTCAATTAATCCTTCTTTGTCCGAAGTCATAACAATAATTTTTTCGCCTAAGAGAATTGCTTCCTCTACATCATGAGTGACAAAAAGCGTCGTAGTTGGATTCGCTTGCCAATTGTCCACAAAAAGTTGCTGTAAGGTTTCTCGAGTCATCGCATCAAGAGCAGAGAATGGTTCATCCAATAACATGATTGTCGGTGAAATAGCAAAAGCTCTGGCAATTGCAACCCTTTGTTGCTGTCCTCCACTAAGTGATATCGGGTAACGACTTGCTAAATCAGCTATTCCCATCAATTCGAGCCAGTGTCTGATTTGTAGTTCCTGATCTTGATTATTTCTTCTCTCTGGATGACTAATATTCATCGCTATCTGGATATTAGAATAAACTGTCTTCCAAGGTAACAATCCATAACTCTGAGGTACGAGTCCAATCAAGGTTTCTTGATTGTGTATACTTTTTCCATTATAGAGAATCTCTCCATGATAGTCCTGTAATAAACCAGCAATCGCACGCAATAACGTGGACTTTCCACAACCCGATGGTCCAATAATCGTATATATCCCATATTCCGGTATGGTTAAATTGACACGACCCAGCGCTAATTGTCCTCCCGTATATTCAACCATTAGATCGGCAATTGTAAGCCCACTATTACTTAAATACGACATCTGAGATCACATCTTCAGGTTTAATATCTTTGGTAAGTAATCCTTTTTCTCTCGCCCATGTAAAAGCTGTTTCTACTTGTTCTACATCGACTTGATTTGCGAATAGATAGTCAGGTACAGTAATCTCATTCTTCAGGTCTTCTGGAAAACCAACTTCCTCTATAATTAGATCGATATATTCTGATTCCTCATGAGATTTCAGGTAATTCACTGCGTCATCATAAGCCGCATACATCGCTACAATTTCCTTTTCCTTAATATCAATAACTTCCTGTGGAAATGCTAATATAAATGGGTTAATTCCCGCTTCTGTCGTCGAATTCAATTGTTTCAGTCCATCAGCTTGCCCCATCGTTACATAGGGTTCTGGTAAAATAGCTGCATCTGCTTTATTGCTCTTCAAGAGTTCTAATCTGGTTGGTATTTGTGGCACTTCTGTAACTGTGATATCTTCTTCATTTAACCCAACTTGTCTAAGCATCATGGCCACTGAATATTCTGTTGAAGTATTCTTAGATAAAATGACCGTTTTACCTTTAAGATCTTTGACTTCATTAACATCATCTGCACCTGTCAATAAAGAAAACTCTCCAAATGTCGTACTCGTAATTTTAACATCTAAATCAGCTTCGTTATAAATGGCCATGGCAATTAAATCTGCACTGATCCCATCTAGTTGTTCTGCTTGAAAAGCCGCATCGCGATCTTTTGCGCTTTTGAACATTTCTAAATCTAATTCAACCCCATGTTCTTTATCAAATCCTTGTTCATGTGCGATGATGAATGGAATGGCATCTATTGAAGGCATCATACCTAGCGTCAACGTTGAAGAAGACTCCGCTGTTGCCGAACTTGTATTCTTTGAAGAATTACATCCTACCATTAACGAACTAATAGCAATGAGCACTATCATTAATGAAAAACCTTTTCTAATATTTCTTCTCTTCATAAATCTAGCCAACCCCCACATTTTTATGTAATCTTTCGCGAAACAATTGTGCATATATTCACAATCATATCGTAGAAAACTTCAATAACAGCCATTTTACACCTTTTGTTGTATTTTGTATATTAATAATTTGAATTATCTCCTTCTATAGAAAAATGAGAAAAAGCCTTCTTTGGTCTTTGAAAAAGACGAAAGAAGGCTTTAACGTGTCATTAACGAAGGCAAGTTAGCTATATTTTTAGCTCCCCAAGCTTGATTAGCTCGACAACCGCTTGAGAACGCCCTTTCACATTTAGCTTTTGCATGACATTCGAAATGTGGTTTCTCACCGTCTTTTCACTTATGAATAATAGACCGGCAATATCGCGTGTTGTTTTATCTTGAACGAGCAATTCAAAAACCTCACGTTCACGATGGGTCAATAAAAATTTGCTATTGTGTTCAATTCCCTTCAATGGTGTCACCCCTCCTTGCCCGGGTTTTTTATTGTATAACAAGGTAAAGGGATACAGTCAACTCATTCTATGAAATTGAGAGATTAATGGTGCTGTATTGCTTAAAAAATAGGCACTGATTGAACGCAAATAATGCCAAGAAACCTGAATCGTACAGGTTCTTGGCATGTATATACTTTAATAATTATCGTCCCATTGGGTTAGTCATTCCATTATTATTGTTACCATTGATATTTCCCGAAGGTGTAGGGAAAATTCGGTTAACTAATGTTTGAAATTCATCAGTGATACCACTAATTGGATTACCATTAGCAGTATCGTCTACGAAATTCCCTACACGGTCAACGAAATCTGGGTTCGCTGATACATATACATTGTTAATGTTATTATCACTACGCTTGATGATATCTGCAATCTGGTCTTTAATATCTTGTGTTACATTGTCACTTGATGCGTTATTTC
Coding sequences within:
- a CDS encoding ABC transporter permease — protein: MVNKRKINYGTRLLIVFFCMNVVWYIASWLMNHVILPNPVAVYSALAQLGGREIGLHVVYSLARIFIGVILGLIFGLLIGLLMGRSNFWNKLLDPVVYLTYPVPKIALLPVVMLFFGLGEGSKILMIMLILLFQVIISVRDGVRAIPNNTYDVLMSIGASNMQKFWHVTLPGALSVILSTIRISLGTAISILFFTEIYGTEHGMGYFIMDAWLRLDYPEMYAGILLFSIVGFGLFLLVDYLDVKFMKWRN
- a CDS encoding ABC transporter ATP-binding protein, giving the protein MSYLSNSGLTIADLMVEYTGGQLALGRVNLTIPEYGIYTIIGPSGCGKSTLLRAIAGLLQDYHGEILYNGKSIHNQETLIGLVPQSYGLLPWKTVYSNIQIAMNISHPERRNNQDQELQIRHWLELMGIADLASRYPISLSGGQQQRVAIARAFAISPTIMLLDEPFSALDAMTRETLQQLFVDNWQANPTTTLFVTHDVEEAILLGEKIIVMTSDKEGLIELIDNPVFHMKHEDKRNSDEFIQQTRNVRKVMQNKW
- a CDS encoding ABC transporter substrate-binding protein, with protein sequence MKRRNIRKGFSLMIVLIAISSLMVGCNSSKNTSSATAESSSTLTLGMMPSIDAIPFIIAHEQGFDKEHGVELDLEMFKSAKDRDAAFQAEQLDGISADLIAMAIYNEADLDVKITSTTFGEFSLLTGADDVNEVKDLKGKTVILSKNTSTEYSVAMMLRQVGLNEEDITVTEVPQIPTRLELLKSNKADAAILPEPYVTMGQADGLKQLNSTTEAGINPFILAFPQEVIDIKEKEIVAMYAAYDDAVNYLKSHEESEYIDLIIEEVGFPEDLKNEITVPDYLFANQVDVEQVETAFTWAREKGLLTKDIKPEDVISDVVFK
- a CDS encoding helix-turn-helix domain-containing protein, producing MKGIEHNSKFLLTHREREVFELLVQDKTTRDIAGLLFISEKTVRNHISNVMQKLNVKGRSQAVVELIKLGELKI